A DNA window from Salvia splendens isolate huo1 unplaced genomic scaffold, SspV2 ctg488, whole genome shotgun sequence contains the following coding sequences:
- the LOC121790356 gene encoding uncharacterized protein LOC121790356 yields the protein MADDFDPFDDIFGDGPVKNARAAGKFRPKPKVQPQKKVSAKSSVASSQAVQTVHSAPHDSSEPIHTVKPLEQSLDVVPNDKPDFDAVSVEENPDVLIGSEAYADSLHHSDIGCTIPSSKEVASNSPNDENIGGRVGTQVFSSIDNSTNTCKTAEVTKDSDLASRVDALGAGHVATDDAFDPFDDIFDNEPVKNARVAGKFRPKPKFQPQKKVSAKSLVASSKEVQSVNSAPHDSSEPIVKPLEQKCTIPSSKEVASNAPNTENIEEGRVIEEMDVMDSVMPELNSLQQDSAENNSIPTSQNGDAVDLSSPGFTDTFPTKSTSELSLDEESINLMEVPKSDSCIHVEDLPEASRRAKTGKRKPSAASDKQQASTLSEETGAAGRSVRSKKRDTSVSKLVDEEGDETLSSGQVFEEHPFSSAIDEQNINGEQPQVENGSQKKNSKRKLKKTENDKEKPPRKSKKAKEAPEQETCTKPKKFSHSTRRRRILDKNLLNIPEEEFNPRELSFRNLILLAEYKEKQM from the exons ATGGCTGATGATTTCGATCCATTTGATGATATCTTTGGTGACGGGCCAGTGAAGAATG CTAGGGCAGCAGGTAAGTTTCGGCCCAAGCCAAAGGTCCAACCACAGAAGAAGGTCTCAGCAAAAAGTTCGGTTGCTTCCTCACAGGCAGTCCAAACTGTTCATTCTGCACCACATGACTCAAGTGAACCTATCCACACTGTGAAGCCGCTGGAGCAAA GTTTAGATGTTGTGCCAAATGACAAGCCCGACTTTGATGCTGTGTCAGTAGAAGAG AATCCTGATGTATTAATTGGGTCTGAAGCTTATGCTGATTCTCTTCATCACTCTGATATCG GATGCACCATCCCTTCTTCAAAGGAAGTAGCTTCTAATTCCCCCAACGATGAGAATATAGGAGGAAGGGTAGGGACTCAGGTTTTTTCATCCATTGACAACTCTACAAATACATGTAAGACGGCTGAGGTTACTAAAGATTCTGACCTGGCATCAAGAGTAGATGCCTTAGGTGCTG GACATGTTGCAACGGATGATGCTTTCGATCCATTTGATGATATCTTTGATAATGAACCAGTAAAGAATG CTAGGGTAGCAGGAAAGTTTCGGCCGAAGCCAAAGTTCCAACCACAGAAGAAGGTCTCAGCAAAAAGTTTGGTTGCTTCCTCAAAGGAAGTCCAATCTGTTAATTCTGCACCACATGACTCAAGTGAACCTATTGTTAAGCCGCTGGAGCAGA AATGCACCATCCCTTCTTCAAAGGAAGTAGCTTCTAATGCCCCAAACACTGAGAATATAGAGGAAGG ACGAGTAATAGAG GAGATGGATGTCATGGATTCTGTAATGCCGGAATTAAACTCACTTCAACAAGATTCTGCAGAAAATAATTCGATTCCTACATCTCAAAACGGCGATGCTGTTGATCTTTCATCTCCGGGATTCACTGATACTTTTCCCACCAAATCAACATCTGAACTTTCTTTGGATGAAGAGTCTATAAATCTGATGGAGGTGCCTAAATCAGACTCGTGTATCCATGTGGAGGATTTGCCTGAA GCTTCTCGTCGAGCAAAGACCGGAAAGCGTAAACCCAGTGCTGCATCAGATAAGCAGCAAGCTTCAACATTAAGTGAGGAGACTGGAGCAGCTGGTAGATCAGTACGCTCAAAGAAAAGGGATACGAGTGTCAGTAAATTAGTGGACGAGGAAGGAGATGAAACCCTTTCCAGTGGGCAGGTCTTTGAAGAGCATCCTTTCAGTTCTGCAATAGATGAACAAAACATAAATGGTGAGCAACCTCAAGTGGAAAATGGATCACAAAAGAAAAACTCGAAGCGGAAGTTGAAGAAAACTGAGAATGACAAAGAAAAACCACCTAGAAAGAGCAAGAAGGCAAAAGAGGCACCAGAACAGGAGACATGCACAAAGCCgaaaaagttctctcactctactAGGCGGAGACGAATTT TGGATAAGAATTTGCTCAACATTCCTGAAGAAGAATTTAACCCTAGAGAGCTGTCTTTTAGGAATTTGATTCTCCTTGCAGAGTACAAAGAGAAGCAGATG